Within Scomber japonicus isolate fScoJap1 chromosome 1, fScoJap1.pri, whole genome shotgun sequence, the genomic segment TATGTGTGTGATGCTGTGCACAGCATCACTGCTGAGCTGGTTATTTCACCCTGAAATGCAAGTAGGTGGGACAATTTTCTGCAAGGGATTTGACTATTTCTTTAATTAATTGTTCCTTAAATACAACTAAGGATAAAGCCACTTTGAAAAGAGCCATTTGAAAGTCTCTGTAATGATGCACTTGTTCTTGGACATCAGGGTAGAGGATATGTTTTAGCCACTTGGATCTTTATTGTGtgtaatgaaaatataacatttattgaTAATATATTTATCATAATTGGCATTAACTTATCAAAGAAActatgtgtaaaatgtgcatCCCTAAAACACcattgttaaataaaaaaagctgacTATAACTATATATGAGTACATCAGTGTACTTACAGTGAAAAGTACAAAGAATCTCTGATTCTTTTCTCCCACGCAGTTATTGACCCAGGGACAGTGATGATCCATCTTCCGGATGCATCTTTTACAAATACTgcaggcagcagagagaaaagatgTTATTGTTGACTCTGTTAATATCATCAACTTTACTGCTGCAAAACAAAATGGGTGTATAAAGTAGTTTTCTAAAACCTATTTTGAACACTATAAGTTGGGGTAAAAGAACATTTGCATAAATTGTTTTGTCTAAACTTGTTTACGACAACTAGACCGACCTGCAGTGGTGAGCCCTTTCAGGCTTGATGCTACAGCACTTTGGGCACTTGTAGATGACCTCTCCTGGCTTCAGCTGCAGGCTCTCCATGTACTCCTTGGTTGCGTTGCCCTTGGGGACTGCGCCCTTAggaggggacagacagaagacaaaACCTTACAGTTACAAAAGGTCCAAATACATGCAATATGCCTCAAGCTTTGAGAAATcaagttgtgtgtctgtgtatgcagCAATTTAactgttcattttatatttctagGTTTATGAAAAAGATGTACCTGGatggatgttttattttgactgaATATGcaggaaacagtttattttcaACCTGACACAATGCAGGGTATGATACCAACTAGAGGAATCTCTTTGGTCTGAGAAACTACAACAGAGCAATTACCTGTGTGAATCACAACCAGGTGTAACTGCCAGTTAAGgtcaaatgtacaaataaaccTAAGACTTTTAAAGCTTCAATGAACCCAGAGTTTGAGACACTACTGCACAACCTTTTGTGTAAAGGCTAGGCTGTTGGTCTGGAAAGCACCAGCAGAGCTGTCATCAAACATCTAGCTCCTCTGAGTAAACATGAGTCGacgatgcagcagcagcaccgacAGTATTTGACCCACAAACCCCCCCAAGCACGAATTGGTTGAATTCAACAAGACAAGTCACAATGTatcaaaacaaactgaagaatAACACCCTTGGCATCTCCTTTTGCCTGTGCCATCATacactctcagaggaaaaggcACTGAATTTATTTACTATTTGTAAATATCACAAGACTTCATGTTATATTATACAggagaattaaaaacagctgttAATGAAGCAATCTGTATCAAAATAATTGGACTTtctgggaaaaaaaatatttattttacaggaTTTCAGCTGTTTAATAAGACCTTTAAATCCCTTTTGTTGGGTAACAAAACAGTACATATTGTTTCTTAAAAGCTCTGAGAGAATTCACAGTTTTCAGaggttgaaatgaaaacaacaaatccCAGTGTTTGCTCCTGTGTGGCTTTACTGCTCTTATGTTAGCAAATTACATTGTTGTGTCAGAAGACGTCTACAATTTAATAGGATGTGGTATACTGCTTTACCAACCAGCATCTCCTCACACACTGCCCCTCAGCTCACTGTCCAAGTATCAGTGAGTGACAGCGTCTGGTAGGAGTTTGGCAGCTGTTCTTGATCGAGCAAGTGCTATCAGAATCTCTTGCTACAATTCCTGCACAACCCTGTCCTGATCCTGAGCACTGCTTCGATGAATTTGAAGTCAAAGTCAGACACCTCCTTAaacaaatgttgttgttttttaaatgcatcacATTATTGTTATTCTAAACTGTAGCCATGATACTTAATATCTAAACacaaaaactgttttcacactatcttcttctcttttaaacCTTGCTTTCCTCCTCGTAAGCTCTCTCGaagttctctttctctcctataCATCCTTACCGGGTCAGTCAACATGGTGCGCAGATGTGAGGCCAATGCAAGCACAGCCAGGGAGTTGAAGGTGGCCCCGTTCAGCAGCGAGTACCAGAAGTTCTTGGCGGGCAGCAGCATGACGAAGTTTACAACGAATTCAGCGTACAGCACCAGAAACCAGGTCATGGTTGCACACACCATACCACAGCTGTCCTGAATGAACCACAGTGTACGGTTTCCCGCTGTGTGGCCCGCGTGGGGACCCCCAACCATCACTCCGGCTGCCAGGCTCCCCGTCTCGACATCTGCACCTGCCGACAGCAGTGGGTGGTGCTGCTCCATGTCTCGCAGTCGGTGGTTTGAAGACTGCATCCTGCCCTGGAGGAGGGGGGTTAAAAGCaacattaaatgtgttaatattATTTCTCTCTTCCCCCAATAAAAAAAGGTTCAAATACAAATCAAGCTACTCTCAACATgacattaatatatttaaatgactaaataaactGTTATGAGCTGTGTTTCCATTCACAGAGCATTAAAGTGTTGATCAGGGGAAATTTGGGGGGTTTACAAActgcttttattattatcatcacacTTTTTGAAGTTTGCATATTGAAAAGAAAATTGTTGAAATACTTTCAATGTTCAATCACAGCagttagtttttttaatgtattattagtatttcTCAAGTTTTCTATTTGAATTCAAAATCATTCagctctgcgtgtgtgtgtgtgtgtgtgtgtgtgtgtgtgtgtgtgtgtgtgtgtgtgtgtgtgtgtgtgtgtgtgtgtgtggattgggGTTTGTTCTTCTTCCAGTATCAACAGTTTGATCATAAGACAGCTACGTGCTTTAAAAATGGCATTTAAAAAGCATATGTGTGTGCGGATTATAATGCCTAAACAGATTTGAAGTTCATGAGCTGTACTGATGAATAAGAGAAGTTATCTACACTTGTATCTGACACTTCATGACTCGTGAATGGGATTGGCTGTTCAGGCATCTCGTATCCACCAAAGTGGTGGTCAGATGATCAACGGACCAGCTATCATCATCCTTATAGTTCGCCTGTGAGCGAGTGACTCAACTCAAACTCTTTGAGCTCAGTTGTTGTTACAACACGAGACGTGAGTCACTGaaggtttcttcttcttctaaattCGTGTCAAGGTCACGAGAGAACATTCAGGACCAACCCGAGAGACTGTGTCGGCAGCTTCAAGATAAATCAATGGCCGTTCTGCTCCCTTTAGAAAACTGATCCTGCAGCTGAGGTAAATGTGCATGAGGAATACAGGCTAATAATAATCTGTAGACCCAGATACATTCAGCTCACAGGATTCACTGCAAAAACACACTTCAGGCTTCTTTGGTGCAAAAAGAAAACTCAGAGAGCAATTAGTGTTAGATTAGAGGAAGTCcaatctaaaaaaaatctatatttatTACATGAACTTATGGACCTAAATATATAACTAAAATGCAAAGTTTTAAATTCTTACACAAAACATTATTCTTCTTTTATTGACCCACTTTAGTCAGGTACCActttaatacaataaatcaTGCTTATTCATTAGATAAACCATGGATTTAGTGTGAAATTGTATATTTGCTCTTTAAGCACTTAGAACAGATCCAGATGAATACCGTGTCAGATCAAAATCACTGAGAAAAGAATTCAGATTTGTGTGTTTCAATGAAATGATTTTAACATCTTTTATTAATGACAATAACATTCTGGTGGCTACTGATGATATCAGCATAGTAGGTGTGAATCTATTcaagatgaaaaaaacacagcagaacaATTCCTCTCCCGCTCTCCTGTCatcttttgagaaaaaaagcctAGAAGAGCTTGATTTAAACGGACTTACATGCTGCCTGTCTCATTATTTCAAGCTAGCCTGACATTATATGTCTGCAATTCAAGTTTTTCATTATATGCAGCTGTcttttattgatattattgaAGTTTAAATGCCCAAAAGTGTGTTCTCATTTGATCGAAATAATCACTGAAATTCATTCAATGTATTTTCTGATAGCCAGATAGcctatttggaaaaaaaaaggaatgaacaGTCAAATCTTCATATTAAAAACAGCCAAATCCCATTAGACTGACTAAATTCTGAGTCGGGCAAAGCCAGAGAAGAAACATGTTCTCCATTTCTGAAATGAAAGCTTGAGCTAGTGCAGAGAGAACAACCTCTTATTGGAGCATCctgtttaacatgtttttacagcttaTCAGCCATATGTAGTTTAATCCTAACTAAACTACTAAGCTAGTAAACTACTAAGTAGTTACGCACTTACTGTATTTGTTGATATGTTGTTTTTCAGTAGAATCAGATGTAATGCTCTGAATCAAATGATTGCTTCCTTTTGCTCTGTGTTTAAATCAAATTAGACATTTCCACTAAGAATAAGATTATTGGTACAACGCAAAGCTGTCAGTCTCTAGCTGACCAGCCAGGCTGCCGCTCAAACGCcacactgctgtttgtttctgcTTGCATCCAAAAACTTTGCCTGTCAGTGGGCGTCATTGGAATCGTTTGCAAAACCAGCAGAGATGTCTTCCAGACTGTCAGAAAATAGGCGTAGGACCTGTGCTGTCACAACTGTTATAATactacacaaagacaaacaagctAATAACAGGCTGGTTTTGCAGTAAGTCTGCGCAAACAGCTTAAGAGCACACTGTGGATCaatcattacattacaatatattaaTTTTAGGAATTTTTACTGacataaaaacagcttttctGAGGCTATACTGTCTGAGCACTTAGAGGTACAAGGCTTTAAATTCaaatgagaaatgagaaaaatcCCTACAATAACACATTGAGTCAGTTTCTATAAGCTAatacaaaaccaaaaagaaaTGCTGAATAATACTGTAGGTTAACATCTCTGCCTAGATGTGAGTCTGTATATCAGTGGTGATCACTCTACAGGTTTTAACATTATTTGTTGGCAGTATTTCACATTCAAGGTCATTGTTCGGTCATTGTTTCAAACTAACTCAGGGCCCTGTCTCAATGTCATGTCAAGTATAATTGTACAGTCAGTTTGACAGAGTGTGCTGACTTTCATCCCCTTCCGGGGCTGATGAGAATTTGTTTGGGTGCAATGAGTATCTCCTAAAGCTTTATTCAGATATGACAGAGCCACTCTCTGGAAAAAAGTGACACCTAATCCTGCAAAAGTattaacagtttattttatACTTACATCAGCTTATTGgcattttttgcctttattaggCAGGTAGTCTAGCAAAAGCAGTTAACATGAGGAGAGAGTTGGGAGGTATGATAACAAAGGTCCCTAGCCAAAATCAAACCGTCTTAATAACAAGACCAACAGGACCTGTCGATATGATCAGTTTTTAAGGGAAAGAGGATCAATGACTTGTGTAAAATGATGCTGTTTCAGAGATAGACTATCTGATATGTTGGGACTGCTGGCTGGTTTATAAAGTTCACATTTTGGAAACCAACCCTGAGTTTCAGTGAGGGCTGAAACAGATTGTCCACCCACACAAGCATTTTCACTTACATAGTCTGATTGAGTGCTTTTCTCAAGACTGTGTGCAAACTACACTTGACTGTTACGACAGGACAGCTTACACTAAACAAAGTGTGGAGCACGCACATCTAAATAACTCTACAAGTGCTGGATCAAATAAGCAGAAATCACAAATCAGACAAAAGATATGCACACTTTACTGACAGGGACCTTCAAATTCTATTTAATTGACAAACATTTGGTGATCTTCGTCAGCCATTGAGGATCACTGTCAAAGATAACTtttttacaaaaacattttgtcaAGTTGAATTTGCTCCTAGTATATTACATTTGAGCTACCAGGATAACTCACACCACAATCAATCTGACGAGTACATAGACATGACAAGACTTAGTTCATACCATAACTCCACCCAACACCCACTCGAATGGGTATGTAACAGCCTTTAGGCATTGTCCACACTATTACAGGATATCACACACAAACTGCGTTTTAGGTCactaaaacatatatttttaagaCGCTTTTCAAAGTGCTGATGTTGTGTATGTGAACTTGTAAAATAGAGTGTTTGGGAAATAATGACATCATACCTCAACTCATGCATGCCTGTTGTTGCTTTGTGTAATGAGCATGCGTCTAAAACAACAACTACCAccaaaggaaaataaacacactacacactctTCTCTGGTATATGACGTACCGTTGATGTAGACTTTCTCACCAAACATaacaacaaacataaacataacaGCAGCTGGGTTGATCTTCATTGTGGACACTACAAGAGGACAGATGTCCCAAGCTGATTGGGATCAGGGCTGATCCAGGCATATTTTAATGAGTAGGTGTTGGCTCAATAAAGCCTCATTAACCCCCAATTCTTAGCTTTTTTATTGTACACCAACGCCAAAAATGCAGAAGGTTTGTCAGCAAGTGAACGCTGTGTGAACCATGCAGTGAACAAAATAAACAGGAGCCATAGTTTCAATTAATGATATGACAGCATGGCAGCATGCTGCACTGGATGAAAGGACTGTCTGAGTTGACAGCACGCCAAAAAGACTGAAGCTGTTGTTTAAAGCAGTGAATAAATAGATGAGAAAAGATGAGCTGCATCAGGATTTGAAAAAGTCAGCTCAGAAGATGATGACGAATGATTGATTACTAACAACTGGAAAATATTGGCAACAAGTGGCTGAATCTGTCACAATCAAATAGAGATGTATAGGGAATAAGCCATAGTACATGATGCATGAAGGCTCAGGCAGTGCTACAGGTTATACTGAAGTTGGATTTTCACTAAGCTGATGACACCAAGAGCCAAAGAAACTGAGGAGAAATGCTGGAAAATGCTAGAAACACCAGCATTTCTGGCATTTGGACAACTTCAGTTCCAGTACACAACCTCTGATTATTTCCCGATAATGTCCAGTCAGAAACTGGacaactaaaaactaaaattatagTAATACAGGTCACACAGGTCTGCAAGTGTGTTCAACAGTTTTGTTTACTTCACTAGCATTGAATACCATGTCATTTTGCTGTTAAACAAAAACTATTAGCATAGTCTTTAAGAGGACAGAAAACACTGCGGGCCAGTTTAGGACATATTGATTTTTCCTGTGGTCAATGAAAAGGAGGTCCATTAAACAACGCCAGCTGCTCATTCAGCTGCCCTTCCCAATTGGAGGACACAAAACAAGATCCACCAATATCTCTCTGTTCCCCTCTGCTTCTCCTCATCTATCTTCTGACATACACAACCAGCCTTCACCCCTGTGTCACCCTGCTCAGATCACTTTGCAGGGTGACTCCATTGCAGAGTCATCGCATACAAAGTCAGAGCAAGGGCTTGCGTATTCTGTCAAAGAAATCTAGATGAAACAATAGCTGAAGCCTAAAATGTGTTTTCGAAAATGGGTTTCGATTTACTAAGTGATTTTACGATTCACTGTCACATTTCCAAATTGCCAAACAGCTCAAAAGCCAACCTAATGTGATTTGTTACGACACATTACgaaccaaaaataaaatcacacatgGTTGTCTGTTGGAACAACCCCCCAGGAAACCTCCATTATATCAGCGAAAGCCAAACTGAGGAATGCTGCTCTTCAAGTTTTTACACAAGAGTTAAACAGATGATATGAGCTTCGCTGCTTCGGCCTGTTTGCTGATGTAACAAATTTGACTCTAAAAACTCTGTAACACAAAAGACATGCAAGATGAGGAAAAATGTGGGACAACCTACCTAATAAATTCCCTCTTCACAATGACATGCTGTGATGTGAACCTCCTGGACCAGCATTCAGGATGGGATACATATGTAGCATGACATGAAGGCTTACACctgaaaaaagacacaaacatgtGTTAAAACTTGACATTAAAACTTCTTATTAACATATAAACTCTTAACTATCAGTTCTGTTCCTTGTTGCTTTTTCGCCTGGTTGAATGAGACTGTGTGGTGTGCAGGATTTTGGTTCCCCTTTCTGTTACTCAAAGG encodes:
- the zdhhc7 gene encoding palmitoyltransferase ZDHHC7, giving the protein MQSSNHRLRDMEQHHPLLSAGADVETGSLAAGVMVGGPHAGHTAGNRTLWFIQDSCGMVCATMTWFLVLYAEFVVNFVMLLPAKNFWYSLLNGATFNSLAVLALASHLRTMLTDPGAVPKGNATKEYMESLQLKPGEVIYKCPKCCSIKPERAHHCSICKRCIRKMDHHCPWVNNCVGEKNQRFFVLFTMYISLISAHALGLSGMHFFTCIKVQWNECSEFSPGVSVLMLIFLCLEAILFLTFTAVMFGTQIHSICNDETEIERLKNEKPTWERRMRWDGMKAVFGGPPSLLWCNPFTGLRLRRLMLLTHSRRGGSEFSV